A section of the Sedimentisphaera cyanobacteriorum genome encodes:
- the mgtE gene encoding magnesium transporter, with amino-acid sequence MAEELKAKQLISKINEYTENNNIDMLCTLLDQQRTSRIAEVMELLEGDRNAVILGCLPKEESSEVFEKLDEATRAELYELLNVRQLKTLIYELDPDDAADILSELPPSASEHLLRTMKPDESETIKNLMQYSDDSAGGIMDPLFLSVPKGSTVHETIELLKIQESDEDFYAVYVVDIEGVYLGDVRIRNLFSAEPEQKIEELIEESSLSVSVFYDQEEIKNIFSKNDLIAVPVVDGNNVLVGRITADRVLEVAEEEAAEDIYTIAGTDAEELYDTSIFRAARIRMTWLAPCLIGTGVTAMVLLFFKNSFTEVYTVAAAFAPMIAAISGNAGLQTSAVVICGLATGHMAALNLGQVFMREARIALLIAMFCGLIGGLIYTGLSDVLGNHDPASGMNYVMVSLAFGIAMSAAVMVSTTLGLFLPFLFKKIGIDPAISSGPLVTTANDSISVSIYLFTTLAFLG; translated from the coding sequence ATGGCTGAAGAACTGAAGGCAAAGCAGTTAATCTCAAAAATCAACGAATATACAGAGAATAACAACATTGATATGCTCTGCACCCTCCTCGACCAGCAGCGAACAAGCCGAATTGCGGAAGTTATGGAGCTGCTTGAGGGCGACAGGAATGCTGTGATTTTAGGATGCCTTCCTAAAGAAGAATCTTCTGAGGTTTTCGAAAAGCTCGACGAGGCCACAAGAGCAGAGCTCTATGAACTGCTCAATGTTCGTCAGCTCAAAACCCTCATCTACGAGCTCGACCCTGATGACGCAGCAGATATTCTCAGCGAGCTGCCACCAAGCGCCAGCGAACACCTGCTCAGGACAATGAAGCCCGACGAATCAGAGACTATCAAAAACCTGATGCAGTATTCGGACGATTCAGCGGGCGGTATTATGGATCCTCTGTTTCTCTCGGTTCCCAAAGGCTCTACAGTACACGAAACTATTGAACTTCTCAAGATACAGGAAAGCGATGAAGACTTCTACGCCGTTTATGTTGTTGATATTGAAGGCGTTTATCTTGGGGACGTTAGGATAAGGAATCTGTTCTCAGCGGAGCCTGAGCAGAAAATCGAGGAGCTTATAGAGGAAAGCAGCCTCTCTGTGAGCGTTTTTTACGATCAGGAAGAAATCAAGAATATTTTCAGCAAAAACGACCTTATAGCTGTGCCTGTTGTGGACGGGAATAATGTTCTCGTGGGGCGTATTACAGCAGACAGGGTGCTGGAAGTGGCGGAAGAAGAGGCGGCCGAAGACATATACACAATCGCCGGTACTGATGCTGAAGAGCTCTACGACACAAGCATATTCAGGGCAGCAAGGATACGTATGACTTGGCTTGCGCCCTGCCTGATTGGTACAGGTGTAACAGCGATGGTTCTGCTGTTTTTCAAGAATTCTTTTACTGAGGTTTACACTGTAGCAGCGGCATTTGCTCCGATGATAGCGGCTATAAGCGGTAATGCAGGGCTTCAAACTTCCGCTGTTGTTATATGCGGACTCGCAACAGGCCATATGGCAGCTTTGAATCTGGGGCAGGTTTTTATGAGAGAGGCGAGGATTGCCCTTCTTATAGCGATGTTCTGCGGGCTCATAGGCGGGCTTATTTATACAGGACTCTCAGATGTTCTCGGGAATCACGACCCTGCATCGGGAATGAATTACGTTATGGTGTCTCTGGCTTTCGGGATTGCCATGTCTGCAGCGGTAATGGTTTCCACTACGCTCGGACTGTTTCTCCCGTTCCTTTTCAAAAAGATCGGCATAGACCCTGCCATCAGCTCCGGCCCGCTAGTTACAACTGCCAACGACTCTATAAGCGTATCAATTTACCTGTTTACAACTCTCGCATTTTTGGGCTGA
- the thrC gene encoding threonine synthase codes for MAITAYQKCINPDCGAEFDRTEAIFKCPKCGDLLDIQYDWSKAKLPEKMEDFSKRWANRNQRLDFSGVWRFRELLNFCEDEHKVTIGEGQTILQQNDFIAKELGMDKGNVHLQYEGLNPSGSFKDNGMTAAFSHASLVGAKSCACASTGNTSAAVSLYAHSCGMKCTVFIGQGRIAFGKLSQAMDYGAQTIQIAGDFDDCMKQVQDVCSKLNIYLLNSLNPFRLEGQKTIMYRIIESLNWQVPDWIIVPGGNLGNSSSFGKAFKELKDLGLIDRIPCLAIINACGADTLSYLVNQRGLKWNSGWVESKEINSLYADFTAKKFSPHTIASAIEISRPVNLKKCLRSIEICDGLVIDLPDEEIKDAKAMVGKYGLGCEPASAASVAGLRRLVQDGTIDPGEKVACVLTGHALKDPDLTVNYHTKREGVLSNPPVEVPNDLDKIIDIIKA; via the coding sequence ATGGCAATTACAGCTTATCAAAAATGTATAAACCCGGACTGCGGGGCAGAATTCGACCGCACCGAAGCGATATTCAAGTGTCCCAAGTGCGGCGATCTACTGGACATACAGTACGACTGGTCTAAGGCTAAGCTGCCTGAGAAGATGGAAGATTTCTCTAAGCGCTGGGCAAATCGCAATCAGCGTCTTGATTTCTCCGGCGTATGGCGTTTCCGCGAGCTCTTGAACTTCTGCGAAGACGAGCATAAAGTTACGATAGGCGAAGGCCAGACAATCCTCCAGCAGAACGATTTTATCGCAAAAGAGCTGGGGATGGACAAGGGAAACGTTCATCTTCAGTACGAGGGGCTTAACCCTTCCGGGTCTTTCAAGGATAACGGAATGACAGCTGCCTTCAGCCATGCGAGCCTCGTTGGTGCGAAAAGCTGCGCCTGCGCATCAACGGGAAATACAAGCGCAGCGGTATCCCTGTATGCCCACAGCTGCGGGATGAAATGCACGGTTTTCATCGGTCAGGGACGAATTGCCTTCGGAAAGCTAAGCCAGGCGATGGACTACGGCGCCCAGACAATCCAGATTGCCGGCGATTTCGACGACTGCATGAAGCAGGTGCAGGATGTATGCTCGAAGCTGAACATATACCTGCTCAATTCGCTCAACCCCTTCCGCCTCGAAGGTCAGAAAACGATTATGTACCGGATTATCGAATCGCTGAACTGGCAGGTGCCCGACTGGATCATCGTTCCGGGCGGAAACCTGGGCAACTCCAGCTCATTCGGGAAGGCATTCAAAGAGCTCAAAGACCTCGGCCTGATAGACAGGATCCCCTGCCTTGCAATCATTAATGCATGCGGGGCAGACACCCTCTCCTATCTGGTGAACCAAAGGGGGCTCAAATGGAACAGCGGATGGGTGGAAAGCAAAGAAATCAACTCGCTCTACGCTGATTTTACTGCGAAGAAATTCTCGCCGCATACTATCGCTTCAGCTATTGAAATCTCAAGGCCGGTAAATCTCAAGAAATGCCTCAGGTCAATAGAGATTTGCGACGGGCTCGTTATAGACCTGCCTGATGAGGAGATTAAAGATGCCAAGGCGATGGTGGGCAAATACGGCCTCGGCTGCGAGCCTGCATCTGCCGCGTCTGTTGCTGGGCTAAGAAGGCTCGTGCAGGACGGGACAATCGACCCGGGCGAGAAGGTGGCCTGCGTGCTAACAGGACACGCCCTTAAAGACCCTGACCTTACCGTAAACTACCATACTAAGCGGGAGGGCGTGCTGAGCAATCCGCCGGTGGAAGTGCCGAATGATTTGGATAAGATTATCGATATAATCAAGGCCTGA
- a CDS encoding substrate-binding domain-containing protein: MLNRRSILLVIDRTKSNGRELLKGISSYGRMVKNLNFKIIDAEIATELKRDAFVEYVSQSAEGVSGIIMVESVYLDSLPDFGVPVILASASRTFAKGDYLIQVNNQAVAKEAFKHLTSYGHSFFGYVGLKGFDWCKARFEFFSEEVENQGKMLRSFFYEPAGKYTMKEPFRPGLEEWLISIPKPVGIFTASDLSGKHVIEACRRLDIKVPDEVSVLGVDNDDLICDFMNPTLSSVNLKTRDGGFEAARLLGKLMNGEKCPPQTIIIDPGKIAVRQSTDFIAVREENVAKALRFIRDNVLLPIQTEDVCEAVCCSRQFLYNKFKRHLRCSVHDYIRRCRIRKICELLIETNLTISEISYKMHFPDPDHVSRYFKKQKGISPTQYRKNLRSERTG; the protein is encoded by the coding sequence TTGCTTAATCGCCGATCAATACTTTTAGTAATAGACAGGACAAAAAGCAACGGCCGAGAGCTGCTCAAGGGAATAAGCAGCTACGGCAGGATGGTAAAAAATCTCAACTTCAAGATTATCGATGCCGAAATCGCCACCGAGCTGAAGAGAGATGCTTTTGTTGAATATGTCTCTCAGTCCGCTGAGGGAGTGAGCGGGATAATTATGGTGGAATCTGTTTATCTCGATTCGCTTCCTGATTTTGGAGTGCCTGTAATTCTCGCTTCCGCCTCGAGAACCTTTGCCAAAGGCGATTATTTAATCCAGGTAAACAATCAGGCGGTAGCAAAAGAAGCCTTCAAACACCTCACAAGCTACGGACATTCATTCTTCGGATACGTTGGCCTGAAAGGTTTCGACTGGTGCAAAGCGAGGTTTGAATTTTTCAGCGAGGAGGTTGAAAATCAGGGTAAGATGCTCAGGAGCTTCTTTTACGAACCTGCCGGCAAATACACAATGAAAGAGCCTTTCCGCCCGGGTTTGGAAGAATGGCTCATTTCCATACCAAAGCCGGTAGGCATTTTTACCGCAAGCGATTTATCAGGCAAACACGTTATAGAGGCGTGCAGGCGTCTTGATATCAAAGTTCCCGATGAAGTTTCGGTGCTCGGCGTGGATAACGATGATTTGATTTGCGACTTTATGAACCCCACCCTCTCAAGCGTTAATCTAAAAACCCGAGACGGCGGGTTTGAGGCCGCCAGACTCCTCGGCAAATTAATGAACGGCGAGAAATGCCCCCCGCAGACAATCATCATAGACCCGGGCAAAATAGCCGTAAGACAGTCAACAGACTTTATCGCTGTGCGCGAGGAAAACGTGGCTAAGGCGCTTCGATTTATTAGAGACAATGTTCTGCTGCCAATACAAACCGAAGATGTATGCGAGGCAGTATGCTGCTCGAGGCAGTTTCTATACAACAAATTCAAAAGGCACCTGAGATGCTCTGTACACGATTATATCAGAAGATGCAGGATCAGAAAGATATGCGAGCTGCTTATTGAAACAAATCTCACCATTTCTGAAATCTCATACAAAATGCACTTCCCAGACCCTGACCATGTTTCGAGGTATTTCAAAAAGCAGAAGGGAATTTCACCAACACAGTACCGCAAAAATCTGCGTTCCGAAAGAACCGGGTAG
- a CDS encoding 6-phosphofructokinase: MSEAPKGNAIVSQSGGPTGVINASLVGVIEAAQKSEKIEKIYGAVHAVEGIVKDEFVDLTEIDYKTLDIVASTPSSALGSSRDKPDEAYCREILEICKKRNAAYFYYIGGNDSANTCKIINEQAEAAGYNMRAFHVPKTIDNDLRTTDHCPGYGTAAKFVACALMGDDLDNRALPGVKIDVIMGRDAGWLTAASTLGQRREDDGPHLVYVPERPVSIEKMVEDIKGVYNKLGRCVVAVSEGIKDTDGTTWAKKLAENAEVDSHGNVQLSGTGALADFLAGKIKGGTGIKRVRADTFGYLQRSFAGLQSSTDVSEARETGRKAVEFSMEYPSGSAIMKRTGSGENYGVKFERTELSNVAEFTKDLPEEYINDEGNGVTPAFKEYAYPLCGELPETGYLGNNPKV; this comes from the coding sequence ATGTCAGAAGCTCCAAAAGGAAATGCAATAGTAAGCCAGTCCGGCGGTCCTACAGGCGTGATAAACGCCTCTCTTGTGGGTGTTATCGAGGCAGCTCAGAAGAGCGAAAAAATCGAAAAGATCTACGGCGCAGTGCATGCGGTAGAAGGGATCGTTAAGGATGAGTTTGTTGATCTAACCGAGATAGACTACAAAACTCTGGACATCGTTGCCTCTACTCCCTCATCAGCCCTCGGTTCAAGCCGCGATAAGCCCGATGAGGCATACTGCAGGGAAATCCTTGAGATATGCAAGAAGAGAAACGCCGCATACTTCTACTATATCGGCGGGAACGACTCTGCCAACACCTGCAAAATAATCAACGAGCAGGCAGAAGCTGCCGGCTACAATATGCGTGCCTTCCATGTGCCAAAGACGATCGACAACGACCTTAGAACCACAGACCACTGCCCGGGCTACGGAACAGCTGCGAAGTTTGTTGCCTGCGCTCTGATGGGAGACGATCTGGACAACAGAGCACTTCCCGGCGTAAAGATTGATGTGATTATGGGGCGTGATGCAGGCTGGCTCACCGCCGCTTCCACCCTCGGCCAGAGGCGTGAAGACGACGGGCCTCACCTTGTGTACGTTCCCGAGCGTCCTGTTTCAATCGAGAAGATGGTTGAGGATATCAAGGGCGTTTACAATAAGCTTGGACGCTGCGTTGTGGCTGTGAGCGAGGGCATTAAAGATACCGACGGAACTACATGGGCGAAAAAGCTCGCTGAGAATGCGGAAGTTGATTCGCACGGAAACGTTCAGCTCTCAGGTACCGGAGCCCTTGCAGACTTCCTCGCAGGCAAGATCAAAGGGGGCACAGGTATCAAGCGTGTTCGCGCTGATACATTCGGCTATCTCCAGAGGTCTTTCGCAGGGCTTCAGAGCTCCACAGACGTATCAGAGGCCCGCGAGACAGGCCGCAAGGCTGTAGAATTCAGCATGGAATACCCAAGCGGCTCTGCTATTATGAAGCGCACCGGCAGCGGCGAGAACTACGGCGTTAAGTTCGAGAGAACAGAGCTGAGCAATGTTGCTGAGTTTACAAAAGACCTGCCGGAAGAATACATCAATGACGAAGGCAACGGCGTAACTCCTGCGTTCAAGGAATATGCCTATCCGCTCTGCGGCGAGCTTCCGGAAACAGGTTATTTGGGCAATAACCCAAAAGTTTAA
- a CDS encoding PEP-CTERM sorting domain-containing protein has translation MKKIVFILMLVSIFAAGKALALDYYWSGADPDDDLISNPDNYWGSEPAPGQDDLVFIGRPGFYAVCDETVTDFEVKEFTIAKENNGLCQLDMSGGSISVTDMFFIAKQNNNGVEGVLNMSGGTISTGSWFNIGTMKKGTVNMTGGLIDVGTKLAMGMYGDGSAVLNLDGGTVSAEQIDIIGQSATEPTKINISYGTLKLKGDQVSDVLSFVSAGKIVSTTSYDVTASYDSNLDQTLVTAPEPATLAFLSAGLFAFRKKRRA, from the coding sequence ATGAAAAAAATAGTATTTATTTTAATGCTGGTTTCGATTTTTGCAGCAGGAAAAGCGTTGGCGCTTGATTATTACTGGAGCGGAGCAGACCCAGACGACGATCTGATCAGCAATCCAGACAATTATTGGGGCTCTGAACCTGCGCCGGGACAGGATGACTTGGTTTTTATTGGAAGACCAGGTTTTTATGCTGTTTGCGATGAAACAGTTACAGATTTTGAAGTAAAAGAATTTACTATTGCCAAAGAAAATAACGGTTTGTGTCAGCTTGACATGTCAGGCGGCTCTATTTCTGTAACTGACATGTTCTTTATTGCAAAACAAAATAATAACGGTGTTGAAGGTGTTCTTAATATGAGCGGCGGAACGATTTCCACCGGAAGCTGGTTTAACATCGGAACCATGAAGAAAGGCACTGTGAATATGACAGGCGGGCTGATTGATGTTGGCACAAAGCTTGCGATGGGTATGTACGGCGACGGGTCAGCCGTTCTCAATCTCGACGGCGGGACAGTTAGTGCCGAGCAGATTGATATAATAGGCCAAAGCGCAACAGAGCCTACAAAGATTAATATATCTTATGGGACTCTAAAACTTAAAGGCGATCAAGTATCGGATGTTTTAAGCTTTGTCAGTGCAGGAAAAATAGTTTCCACTACTTCCTATGATGTAACTGCAAGCTATGATTCCAATTTAGATCAGACACTTGTAACTGCTCCGGAACCTGCAACTCTCGCATTTCTTTCTGCTGGTCTTTTTGCTTTCAGGAAGAAACGCAGAGCTTAA
- the dnaA gene encoding chromosomal replication initiator protein DnaA has product MKGRKVPQNVVDFSSIIDAARKADPANARGWYEQLELVSFEGGTLKVLCPTTAIANFLSENCRHAFTAAAQTVTGHLLGVEFICEEIEENYPQFQPQQNCANHDIPYTLHPDLTFDNFVVGQSNRLAHASCVAISNSLGVTYNPLFIHSNAGLGKTHLLHAICTNVASHNQNLKIRFLTCEAFVSKFVEAIENGDLLKFQETFRNVDMLILDDVQFLSDRESSQDEFFHTFNALHSQRKQIVLSADRAPSEIPSLDERLLSRFKWGLVARIDKPSFETRLAIVKKKARIRGIDIPEDAASAIASKITSNIREIEGAITTLGAIAYTDNAEIDINLCNDILGCKEVEPQSVLSFSDVIEAVVKYFKVKQSDLKGKSRQKSIVRPRQITMYLARHKTKMSLEEIGYKIGGRDHSTVMHSIDKIAKLSREDKLLKQQIKDLENLLDVAKY; this is encoded by the coding sequence GTGAAAGGGCGCAAAGTGCCTCAGAATGTGGTTGATTTCAGCAGTATTATAGATGCTGCCAGAAAAGCGGATCCGGCAAACGCTAGGGGCTGGTATGAACAGCTCGAGCTGGTGAGTTTTGAAGGCGGCACGCTGAAGGTATTGTGCCCAACGACAGCTATCGCAAATTTCCTTTCCGAGAATTGCCGCCATGCCTTTACTGCTGCCGCTCAGACTGTTACAGGCCATCTGCTGGGTGTAGAGTTTATTTGCGAAGAGATTGAAGAAAACTACCCGCAATTCCAGCCTCAGCAGAATTGTGCCAACCATGACATCCCATACACCCTCCACCCAGACCTTACGTTTGATAACTTTGTGGTTGGTCAGTCCAACAGGCTAGCTCATGCAAGCTGTGTTGCGATAAGCAATTCCCTCGGCGTTACCTACAACCCGCTTTTTATACACAGCAATGCGGGACTCGGAAAAACCCATCTGCTCCATGCGATTTGCACAAATGTGGCCTCGCATAATCAAAATCTCAAGATACGCTTTCTCACTTGCGAAGCTTTTGTGAGTAAGTTTGTGGAGGCGATCGAAAACGGCGACCTTCTCAAATTTCAGGAAACTTTCAGAAACGTTGATATGCTGATCCTCGATGATGTGCAGTTCCTCAGCGACCGTGAGAGCAGTCAGGATGAATTCTTCCACACCTTCAACGCCCTGCACAGCCAGCGAAAGCAGATTGTCCTAAGTGCAGACCGCGCACCGAGCGAGATACCCTCATTGGATGAGAGGCTGCTGAGCCGGTTCAAATGGGGGCTTGTAGCGAGGATTGACAAGCCCAGTTTCGAAACAAGGCTCGCTATCGTTAAGAAAAAGGCGAGGATTCGAGGGATTGATATCCCCGAGGATGCGGCCTCTGCTATAGCCTCAAAGATTACCTCAAATATTCGAGAGATTGAAGGCGCTATTACCACTCTCGGCGCTATAGCCTATACAGACAACGCCGAAATAGATATAAATCTGTGCAACGATATTCTCGGTTGCAAAGAGGTTGAGCCGCAGTCAGTTTTGAGCTTTTCTGATGTTATTGAAGCTGTGGTGAAGTATTTCAAGGTAAAGCAGAGCGATCTGAAGGGCAAATCAAGGCAGAAATCCATAGTCCGTCCGAGGCAGATTACGATGTATCTTGCGAGGCATAAAACTAAGATGAGCCTCGAAGAGATTGGTTATAAAATAGGCGGACGAGACCACAGCACGGTAATGCATTCAATAGATAAGATCGCTAAGCTCAGCAGGGAAGATAAACTGCTTAAGCAGCAGATAAAAGACTTGGAGAACCTTTTGGATGTTGCTAAATATTAA
- a CDS encoding LamG-like jellyroll fold domain-containing protein — MKKLVFVLFALLIFTAGTAVASDYYWSGGDPNNNLISDPDNYWDGDYAGIPPGLGDILYFDYEWSSLMEMDETVDTEVAEVYLGKATEDVVFEMNVTGGSLQVSNKFVMSKDNKSGMEATLNMSGGTISTGGWFTIGSSQKGTVNITGGLIDVGSKLAMGMYGDGSGVLNLDGGTVIAGEIDIVGQSSTEPTVVNISDGTLILDGNQVTQVGDYVTSGKIVSTKQDFGIAAEYDEENNETVVTASLELTVANNPIPADNSAGVDYDRDMLDWTAGTEADKHDVYFGYNEADVEAADTSSDLYLGRIDPNEIAVDYIMGIPHYWRVDEVSADGTEIWTGDVWSFTPQNQFMIDDFEDYTGDEGSRVFEVWNDGVGYSTPDIVPGNGTGSQVGYAESPYVEQSGSGNGQMMPVYYNNDEAPYYSLITRTFETVQDFTREEIQAIGFNFKGTEDNDVEPIYLIVEDDMGNQAKLSYAGDAEDIAFGPIANWDSGFRFNADLADASSQGADLTQVKKVHIQIGEETASAPAGSGMVLIDNVSIFAPRCIWDSTGDGTPDSFLQTADFNHDCTVDEADMLYMAGQWLDSDQTLTAEEPDQAHKLVHYDFNGITDPNTIFDISGNGYDAYPTTGDTAVVQSSGGYNGSGYADFDGNFHFLAPGEAFSSLTDQVTISMWLKIPDTGAYQDVMRIYRIQWRDESARINLTPEKSIRFFSGSGDKELDGVNEYYPSDADQRWVHYAFVKDAGASRATIYMDGLPVETNYNADIEIIGSEIVNASLGGVREATGWGRMEGDMDEVQVYDYALAPAEILYLADVPSMTIPLADNSADVDDSGEINLSDYALMAGEWLKTELWPEPLY; from the coding sequence ATGAAAAAATTAGTATTCGTTTTATTCGCATTATTAATCTTTACCGCCGGTACGGCAGTAGCAAGCGATTACTACTGGAGCGGCGGCGACCCGAACAACAATCTTATCAGCGATCCCGACAATTATTGGGATGGAGACTATGCCGGCATACCTCCCGGACTGGGAGATATCCTCTACTTTGACTACGAGTGGAGTTCGCTGATGGAGATGGATGAAACTGTGGATACTGAGGTTGCTGAGGTTTATCTCGGGAAAGCCACTGAGGACGTGGTTTTCGAGATGAACGTAACAGGCGGAAGCCTTCAAGTCAGCAATAAATTCGTAATGTCTAAAGATAACAAGAGCGGGATGGAAGCAACGCTCAATATGAGCGGCGGAACAATTTCCACCGGCGGCTGGTTTACTATAGGCAGCAGCCAGAAAGGTACTGTAAACATTACAGGCGGGCTGATTGATGTAGGTTCAAAGCTTGCGATGGGCATGTACGGCGACGGGTCAGGCGTTCTCAATCTCGACGGCGGGACAGTTATCGCTGGAGAGATTGATATTGTAGGCCAGAGCTCAACAGAGCCTACAGTGGTTAATATCTCCGATGGAACTCTGATTCTTGACGGCAATCAAGTTACACAGGTTGGCGATTACGTAACCAGCGGCAAGATTGTTTCCACCAAGCAGGATTTCGGGATTGCAGCTGAGTATGACGAAGAGAATAACGAAACAGTCGTTACTGCCAGCTTGGAGCTAACTGTGGCGAACAATCCGATTCCCGCAGACAATTCAGCGGGAGTGGATTACGACCGCGATATGCTCGACTGGACTGCCGGGACCGAGGCAGATAAGCACGATGTTTACTTCGGCTATAACGAGGCGGACGTAGAGGCGGCAGATACAAGCTCCGATCTCTACCTCGGCAGGATAGACCCGAACGAAATCGCCGTTGACTACATCATGGGAATCCCGCACTACTGGCGCGTAGATGAAGTAAGCGCAGACGGCACAGAGATCTGGACTGGCGATGTATGGTCTTTCACCCCGCAGAATCAGTTTATGATTGATGATTTCGAGGATTATACAGGCGATGAAGGCAGCAGGGTATTCGAAGTATGGAACGATGGGGTTGGCTATTCAACTCCTGATATTGTCCCGGGCAACGGAACAGGCTCTCAGGTAGGATACGCTGAATCACCTTATGTGGAACAGAGCGGCTCTGGAAACGGCCAGATGATGCCGGTGTACTACAACAACGACGAGGCCCCATACTACTCACTGATAACAAGAACGTTTGAAACAGTTCAGGATTTTACAAGAGAGGAAATCCAGGCGATTGGGTTCAATTTCAAGGGAACTGAAGATAACGACGTTGAGCCGATTTATCTTATCGTAGAAGATGATATGGGCAATCAGGCAAAGCTCAGCTATGCAGGCGACGCTGAGGATATTGCTTTCGGGCCTATTGCGAACTGGGATTCAGGCTTCAGATTCAATGCAGACCTCGCAGATGCCTCCTCGCAGGGCGCTGACCTTACGCAGGTGAAGAAGGTTCATATCCAGATAGGCGAAGAAACAGCCTCAGCCCCCGCAGGCAGCGGAATGGTACTGATTGATAATGTTAGTATATTTGCGCCGAGATGCATTTGGGACTCCACAGGAGACGGCACGCCAGATTCATTCCTCCAGACAGCAGACTTCAACCACGACTGCACAGTAGATGAGGCTGATATGCTCTATATGGCAGGCCAGTGGCTGGATTCAGACCAGACGCTTACCGCTGAAGAGCCCGATCAGGCTCACAAACTCGTCCACTACGACTTCAACGGCATAACCGATCCGAACACAATCTTCGACATCTCAGGAAACGGTTACGACGCCTACCCGACAACGGGAGATACTGCAGTAGTTCAGTCATCAGGCGGGTATAACGGAAGCGGCTATGCAGACTTCGACGGGAACTTCCACTTCCTTGCTCCGGGAGAGGCCTTCAGCAGTCTTACTGATCAGGTTACGATTTCAATGTGGCTCAAGATTCCGGATACTGGTGCGTACCAAGATGTAATGAGAATCTATAGAATCCAGTGGAGAGATGAATCTGCCAGAATTAACCTAACTCCAGAAAAATCAATCAGATTTTTCTCCGGCTCTGGAGATAAAGAGCTTGATGGTGTTAATGAGTACTATCCTTCAGATGCTGATCAGAGATGGGTTCACTACGCATTCGTTAAAGATGCTGGTGCATCCAGGGCAACAATCTATATGGATGGTCTGCCCGTTGAAACCAACTACAATGCTGATATTGAGATTATCGGCAGCGAGATTGTGAATGCCAGTCTCGGAGGCGTTAGAGAGGCCACCGGCTGGGGTCGGATGGAAGGCGATATGGACGAGGTGCAGGTTTACGACTATGCCCTTGCTCCAGCGGAAATCCTCTATCTTGCCGACGTTCCAAGCATGACGATTCCGCTTGCGGACAACAGCGCTGATGTTGATGACAGCGGCGAGATAAACCTTTCAGATTATGCACTGATGGCAGGCGAATGGCTGAAAACTGAGCTGTGGCCTGAACCGCTTTACTAA